A genomic segment from Comamonas terrigena NBRC 13299 encodes:
- a CDS encoding RidA family protein encodes MSVYDKLQALNITLPPLAVPAAAYVPFVQTGNLVFLSGHIARKDGKVWTGQLGGAISTDEGKLAARAVAVDLLGTLQVACGGDLNRVTRIVKVMSLVNSTASFTEQHLVTNGCSELLAEVFGDKGSHARSAFGVAQVPMGACVEIDLVAEIA; translated from the coding sequence ATGAGTGTCTACGACAAACTCCAAGCCCTGAACATCACCCTGCCCCCGCTGGCCGTCCCGGCCGCCGCCTATGTGCCCTTCGTGCAGACGGGCAACCTGGTGTTTCTGAGCGGCCATATTGCCCGCAAGGACGGCAAGGTGTGGACCGGCCAGCTGGGCGGCGCCATCAGCACCGACGAAGGCAAGCTGGCCGCACGCGCCGTGGCCGTGGACCTGCTGGGTACGCTGCAGGTGGCCTGCGGCGGCGATCTGAACCGCGTCACCCGCATCGTCAAGGTGATGAGCCTGGTGAATTCCACCGCCAGCTTCACCGAGCAGCACCTGGTGACCAACGGCTGCTCCGAGCTGTTGGCCGAAGTGTTTGGCGACAAGGGCTCGCACGCACGCAGCGCCTTTGGCGTGGCACAGGTCCCCATGGGCGCCTGCGTGGAGATCGATCTCGTCGCCGAGATCGCCTGA
- a CDS encoding COG4315 family predicted lipoprotein has product MIRMISLTVLAPALLAACSMAPHAKDNSPSTIRDGMLVGPNQMTLYVFDRDTAGSGKSVCNGPCATNWPPLMAKANAAPTGDWSVVTRDDGSKQWAYKGRPLYFWAKDTKPGDKTGDGFLNNSWHVARP; this is encoded by the coding sequence ATGATCCGCATGATTTCCCTCACTGTTCTGGCACCGGCGCTGCTGGCGGCCTGTTCCATGGCTCCCCATGCCAAGGACAACTCGCCCAGCACCATTCGCGATGGCATGCTGGTGGGGCCGAACCAGATGACGCTGTATGTGTTCGACAGGGATACTGCCGGCAGCGGAAAAAGTGTCTGCAACGGGCCCTGCGCCACCAACTGGCCGCCGCTGATGGCCAAGGCCAATGCGGCACCCACTGGCGACTGGAGTGTGGTGACGCGCGATGACGGCAGCAAACAGTGGGCCTACAAGGGGCGACCGCTGTACTTCTGGGCCAAGGACACCAAGCCCGGTGACAAGACGGGCGACGGCTTCCTGAACAACAGCTGGCATGTCGCCAGACCGTAA
- a CDS encoding methyl-accepting chemotaxis protein, translating into MKHIGVTHKLWLGVGSIVVGAVIIVGVAGYNSAQHQKKHGEQDRLLSLRLEQATQWHALTQVNAVRTLAQVFSRDAQDAEQFSAQMAATSQQISTLQQALEASARDADDRGQMQNVVALRQAMQTQRDQMLQKKAAGQEEESRALARTGYRQSVDAYLAGLLRFVQHQSQGLEAMRAEMGAARQGVVRSSALNMVVLLLGVSIGAYLLINGIRRALAQANGVAGQIAAGDLRSQWAVQRHDEFGQLLLSLQAMSRSLGAMIQDVSTSGDAIALASAEIANGNQDLSQRTEITSSHLQQAASAMLQLTSTLQQTAASAQQAAGLADQASGVAQRGGAVVGQVVSTMNDIHASSQKIADIIGVIDGIAFQTNILALNAAVEAARAGEQGRGFAVVASEVRSLAGRSADAAKEIKQLIQASVERVADGARLVNEAGGTMQEIVQSVQRVTQVMGQINASAAEQRDGVAQVSEAVGALDQMTQQNAALVEESAAAAFSLREQSEHLRELVQRFQVPDSVPQRTGAAAVAATVPVGASAPVLASGHGAVHALRSPARAPALAPAGQQTDPSRALEMA; encoded by the coding sequence ATGAAGCACATCGGGGTGACCCACAAGTTGTGGCTGGGGGTGGGCAGCATCGTGGTGGGGGCGGTGATCATCGTGGGCGTGGCGGGCTACAACTCGGCCCAGCACCAGAAAAAGCATGGCGAGCAGGACCGCCTGCTCTCTCTGCGCCTGGAGCAGGCCACGCAGTGGCATGCATTGACCCAGGTGAATGCGGTGCGGACCCTGGCCCAGGTGTTCAGCCGCGATGCACAGGATGCCGAGCAGTTCTCCGCGCAGATGGCAGCGACCAGCCAGCAGATCTCCACTTTGCAACAGGCGTTGGAGGCATCGGCCCGCGATGCGGACGACCGCGGCCAGATGCAGAACGTGGTGGCCTTGCGCCAGGCCATGCAGACCCAGCGGGATCAGATGCTGCAGAAGAAGGCCGCCGGCCAGGAGGAGGAAAGCCGCGCCCTGGCGCGCACCGGCTACCGCCAGTCGGTGGATGCCTATCTGGCCGGCCTGCTGCGCTTTGTGCAGCACCAGTCCCAGGGGCTCGAAGCCATGCGTGCCGAAATGGGCGCTGCACGGCAAGGGGTGGTGCGCAGTTCTGCGCTGAACATGGTGGTGTTGCTGTTGGGCGTGTCGATTGGTGCCTACCTGCTGATCAACGGCATCCGCCGCGCGCTGGCGCAGGCCAACGGGGTGGCCGGGCAGATTGCGGCCGGCGACCTGCGCAGCCAGTGGGCAGTGCAGCGCCACGATGAGTTTGGTCAGTTGCTGCTGTCACTGCAGGCCATGAGCCGGTCGCTGGGCGCCATGATCCAGGATGTGAGCACCAGCGGCGATGCCATTGCCCTGGCCAGCGCCGAAATCGCCAATGGCAACCAGGATCTGTCGCAGCGCACCGAAATCACTTCCAGCCATTTGCAGCAGGCCGCCAGTGCCATGCTGCAGCTGACCAGTACCTTGCAGCAGACGGCGGCCAGTGCCCAGCAGGCCGCAGGCCTGGCGGACCAGGCGTCGGGCGTGGCCCAGCGGGGCGGGGCCGTGGTGGGCCAGGTGGTCAGCACCATGAACGACATCCACGCCAGCAGCCAGAAGATTGCCGACATCATCGGCGTGATCGATGGCATTGCCTTCCAGACCAATATCCTGGCGCTGAATGCGGCGGTGGAAGCCGCCCGCGCGGGTGAGCAGGGGCGCGGCTTTGCGGTGGTGGCCAGCGAAGTGCGTTCCCTGGCCGGCCGCAGCGCGGATGCCGCCAAGGAAATCAAGCAACTGATCCAGGCCTCGGTCGAGCGGGTGGCCGATGGTGCGCGCCTGGTGAACGAGGCGGGAGGGACCATGCAGGAAATCGTGCAGTCCGTGCAGCGCGTGACCCAGGTGATGGGACAGATCAACGCCAGTGCCGCCGAGCAGCGTGACGGCGTGGCCCAGGTCAGCGAAGCCGTGGGCGCGCTGGACCAGATGACGCAGCAGAACGCCGCGCTGGTGGAAGAAAGCGCGGCGGCCGCCTTCAGTTTGCGTGAGCAGTCGGAACACCTGCGCGAGCTGGTGCAGCGCTTTCAGGTGCCGGACAGCGTGCCGCAGCGCACGGGGGCCGCTGCTGTGGCCGCCACGGTACCTGTCGGTGCATCCGCGCCGGTCCTGGCTAGCGGCCACGGTGCAGTGCATGCACTGCGCTCCCCTGCACGGGCACCCGCATTGGCACCGGCAGGGCAGCAAACCGATCCATCGCGTGCACTGGAGATGGCATAG
- the trhA gene encoding PAQR family membrane homeostasis protein TrhA: MYYGERFNAWTHLLGALLALGGAVWLIVRASLHSDGIGITSVAIYGASLVLLYAISTSYHSVRGRAKRVLRKLDHLSIYLLIAGSYTPFCLISLRGAWGWSLFGVVWGMAVVGMLQEIKPRSEARVLSLVLYALMGWVVLVAVGPLLDALGTAGFVCLLSGGLLYTGGIVFFALDQRLRHAHGIWHLFVLAGSGLHYAAVWLYVLPVPAAR; this comes from the coding sequence ATGTATTACGGCGAACGTTTCAATGCATGGACCCACCTGCTGGGCGCCTTGCTGGCGCTGGGCGGTGCGGTGTGGCTGATCGTGCGTGCCAGCCTGCACAGCGACGGCATAGGCATCACCAGCGTGGCCATCTACGGCGCCAGCCTGGTGCTGCTGTACGCCATCTCCACCAGCTACCACAGCGTGCGCGGCCGCGCCAAGCGGGTGCTGCGCAAGCTGGACCACCTGAGCATCTACCTGCTGATTGCCGGCAGCTACACCCCGTTCTGCCTGATCAGCCTGCGCGGCGCCTGGGGCTGGTCGCTGTTTGGTGTGGTCTGGGGCATGGCCGTGGTGGGCATGCTGCAGGAGATCAAGCCGCGCAGTGAAGCCCGGGTGCTGTCGCTGGTGCTGTATGCCCTGATGGGCTGGGTGGTGCTGGTCGCCGTCGGCCCGCTGCTGGATGCGCTGGGCACGGCCGGATTTGTCTGCCTGCTGTCGGGCGGGCTGCTGTACACCGGCGGGATCGTGTTCTTCGCTCTGGACCAGCGGCTGCGCCACGCCCATGGCATCTGGCACCTGTTCGTGCTGGCAGGCAGCGGCCTGCACTATGCGGCGGTGTGGCTGTATGTGCTGCCGGTGCCCGCAGCGCGCTGA
- a CDS encoding OmpA family protein — protein sequence MRARTAWLLALTSSALALSGCSAPAPTPTTQAPTNTTRNTAVGAAVGAVAGAGVAHATGGKAAVGAVAGAAVGGTVAYLWSRNMERQRLELERATKGTGVKVSRTDDNRLKMVFPADITFNSHSAELQPQARTLLGRFADSLKRHPTTHVLIVGHADSSGGPHINDPLSKDRANAARNYIFQQKVMGPRIQTEGRGAREPVASNDTPAGRAKNRRVEVFVMEQRR from the coding sequence TTGCGCGCACGCACTGCCTGGCTGCTGGCCCTGACCTCTTCTGCCCTTGCCCTGAGCGGGTGCAGCGCCCCTGCCCCCACGCCCACCACGCAGGCCCCCACCAACACCACGCGCAATACCGCAGTGGGTGCGGCCGTGGGCGCCGTGGCCGGTGCGGGCGTGGCCCATGCCACGGGCGGCAAGGCCGCTGTGGGCGCGGTGGCGGGTGCGGCCGTGGGCGGCACCGTGGCCTATCTGTGGTCCAGGAACATGGAGCGCCAGCGCCTGGAACTGGAGCGCGCCACCAAGGGCACCGGCGTGAAGGTCAGCCGCACCGACGACAACCGGCTCAAGATGGTCTTTCCCGCCGACATCACCTTCAACAGCCACAGCGCCGAACTGCAGCCCCAGGCCCGCACCCTGCTCGGCCGCTTTGCCGACAGCCTCAAGCGCCATCCCACCACGCATGTGCTGATCGTGGGCCACGCCGACAGCAGTGGCGGCCCGCACATCAACGACCCGCTGTCCAAGGACCGCGCCAATGCGGCACGCAACTACATCTTCCAGCAGAAGGTGATGGGTCCGCGCATCCAGACCGAAGGCCGCGGCGCCCGTGAACCCGTGGCCAGCAACGACACACCGGCCGGCCGGGCCAAGAACCGCCGGGTGGAGGTGTTTGTGATGGAACAGCGCCGATAA
- a CDS encoding LysR family transcriptional regulator, with amino-acid sequence MPINELRALHTFLHTAELGSLRRAAQQQGVSAQAASQALAQLEKHLGVRLFHRTTRSMALTAEGRQLLATVQPAVRSLEQALAGVQHAKDEIAGPLRVVGPRSTFRPVVAPLLSAFSARHPAVQLEVQLDDHVGNWVEDRVDVGFRGGPATAEGVVARRLFALQLIVCAAPAYLERQGAPRTPAELARHPCSVFLRTDTGRPMPWQLRQGDAVVYQALTPAFSTNDEELELQAVLGGQVLGQLTGVTAAPFIRSGRLVPVLLPYLVEEHSLYLYWGSRSAQPARVRAFIDMALETLTENPAFVLGRAELEAAAR; translated from the coding sequence ATGCCCATCAATGAACTGCGCGCGCTGCACACCTTTCTTCACACGGCCGAGCTGGGCAGCCTGCGCCGGGCGGCGCAGCAGCAGGGCGTCAGCGCCCAGGCGGCCAGCCAGGCGCTGGCCCAGCTGGAGAAGCACCTGGGCGTGCGCCTGTTCCACCGCACCACGCGCAGCATGGCGCTGACGGCCGAGGGGCGGCAGCTGCTGGCCACGGTGCAGCCGGCAGTACGCAGCCTGGAGCAGGCGCTGGCCGGTGTGCAGCATGCCAAGGACGAGATCGCCGGACCGCTGCGGGTGGTGGGGCCGCGTTCCACCTTTCGCCCGGTGGTGGCGCCGCTGCTGTCCGCATTCAGTGCCCGCCACCCCGCGGTGCAGCTGGAGGTGCAACTGGACGACCATGTAGGCAACTGGGTGGAGGATCGGGTGGATGTGGGCTTTCGCGGCGGCCCGGCCACGGCCGAAGGCGTGGTGGCGCGGCGGCTGTTTGCGCTGCAGCTGATCGTCTGCGCGGCGCCGGCCTATCTGGAGCGGCAGGGCGCGCCGCGCACGCCGGCCGAGCTGGCGCGGCACCCATGCAGCGTGTTCTTGCGCACCGATACCGGCCGCCCCATGCCCTGGCAGCTGCGGCAAGGGGACGCGGTGGTCTACCAGGCGCTCACGCCGGCCTTCAGCACCAATGACGAAGAACTGGAGCTGCAGGCCGTGCTGGGCGGCCAGGTGCTGGGCCAGCTGACGGGGGTCACGGCGGCGCCGTTCATCCGGTCCGGCCGCCTGGTGCCGGTGCTGCTGCCGTACCTGGTGGAGGAGCACAGCCTGTATCTGTACTGGGGCAGCCGCAGCGCCCAGCCTGCCCGCGTGCGGGCGTTCATCGACATGGCGCTGGAGACGCTGACCGAGAACCCGGCCTTTGTGCTGGGCCGGGCGGAGCTGGAAGCCGCCGCACGCTGA
- a CDS encoding nuclear transport factor 2 family protein → MTTAAPQHPIPHPEEAAVRLPLELYMRGHAEDCAAHMRAAFLPSARLESVREGPLTSWTLDVYCQRFNNIPAADEALRRRRIDWLDITGTSAMAKVTLEHGAVTFTDYFVLLKTEAGWKIANKAFHAQPQ, encoded by the coding sequence ATGACCACCGCTGCCCCCCAGCACCCGATCCCCCACCCCGAAGAAGCCGCTGTGCGCCTACCGCTGGAGCTGTACATGCGTGGACACGCGGAGGACTGCGCCGCACACATGCGCGCAGCCTTTCTGCCCAGCGCCCGCCTGGAAAGCGTGCGGGAAGGTCCGCTGACATCGTGGACGCTGGACGTCTACTGCCAGCGCTTCAACAACATTCCGGCGGCGGACGAGGCCCTGCGCCGCCGCCGCATCGACTGGCTGGACATCACCGGCACCTCGGCCATGGCCAAGGTCACGCTGGAGCATGGCGCCGTGACCTTCACCGACTACTTCGTGCTGCTCAAGACCGAGGCCGGCTGGAAGATTGCCAACAAGGCCTTCCACGCCCAGCCGCAGTAA
- a CDS encoding methyl-accepting chemotaxis protein has translation MKNISVTRKLWISVLCIVAGMVGLAGFVGTGAYRFQKQQEAQEVILSQRVAEAMHWAALTKTNAVRTLAVVLSTDPSVGEEFSPTIAATSAQITKVQKSLEEANLSEADKAQMARIAQLRSDMIAVRQQVMKLKEAGSADESVKIVQATYKPVVDKYLEGLQAFVDLQTAHITRMRAEMADTRVRMGLWAGVGMLALVVAIVLGAHWLINSIRRPLVQANEIAERIAAGDLSTQVGVDRSDEFGQLLLSLRNMNQALGGMIQEVRYGTDNIAQASAEIAMGNQDLSQRTEETSGRLQQAASAMAQLTSTLQQTAGNAQQATQLAEQASGVAQRGGAVVGQVVSTMNDIHASSQKIADIIGVIDGIAFQTNILALNAAVEAARAGEQGRGFAVVASEVRSLAGRSADAAKEIKQLIQASVERVADGARLVHEAGGTMQEIVQSIERVTLTMAEINAVAAEQRDGIAQVSEAVSSLDQMTQQNAALVEESAAASHSLSEQSQNMKSVVGRFKVPGAQQVLGLQRPVPAPRSIGSRPQAMLELEG, from the coding sequence ATGAAAAATATCAGCGTCACACGCAAGCTGTGGATCAGTGTGCTGTGTATCGTGGCGGGCATGGTGGGATTGGCGGGCTTTGTGGGCACCGGCGCTTACCGCTTCCAGAAGCAGCAGGAGGCCCAGGAAGTCATCCTGTCCCAGCGCGTGGCGGAGGCCATGCACTGGGCGGCATTGACCAAGACCAACGCCGTGCGCACGCTGGCCGTGGTGCTCAGCACCGATCCCAGCGTGGGCGAAGAGTTCTCGCCCACCATTGCGGCCACCAGCGCGCAGATTACCAAGGTACAGAAAAGCCTGGAAGAAGCCAATCTGAGCGAGGCCGACAAGGCCCAGATGGCCCGTATTGCCCAGCTGCGCAGCGACATGATTGCGGTCCGCCAGCAGGTGATGAAGCTCAAGGAAGCCGGGAGCGCGGATGAAAGTGTGAAGATCGTGCAGGCCACCTACAAGCCGGTGGTGGACAAATACCTCGAAGGCCTGCAGGCCTTTGTCGACCTGCAAACCGCCCACATCACCCGCATGCGCGCCGAGATGGCAGACACCCGTGTACGCATGGGCCTGTGGGCCGGCGTGGGCATGCTGGCGCTGGTGGTGGCCATCGTGCTGGGCGCGCATTGGCTGATCAACAGCATCCGCCGGCCGCTGGTGCAGGCCAACGAGATCGCCGAGCGCATTGCTGCGGGGGATCTGAGCACCCAAGTGGGGGTCGACCGTAGCGATGAGTTCGGGCAGTTGCTGCTCTCGCTGCGCAATATGAACCAGGCGCTGGGGGGGATGATCCAGGAAGTGCGCTACGGCACCGACAACATCGCCCAGGCCAGCGCCGAAATCGCCATGGGCAACCAGGATCTGTCGCAGCGTACCGAGGAAACCTCGGGCCGCCTGCAGCAGGCGGCCTCCGCCATGGCCCAGCTCACCAGTACGCTGCAGCAGACGGCGGGCAACGCCCAGCAGGCTACCCAGCTGGCCGAACAGGCCTCGGGCGTGGCCCAGCGGGGCGGGGCTGTGGTGGGGCAGGTGGTCAGCACCATGAACGACATCCATGCCAGCAGCCAGAAGATTGCCGACATCATCGGCGTGATTGATGGCATTGCCTTCCAGACCAACATCCTGGCGCTGAATGCGGCGGTGGAAGCCGCCCGTGCGGGTGAGCAGGGACGCGGCTTTGCGGTGGTGGCCAGCGAGGTACGGTCTCTGGCCGGCCGCAGCGCGGATGCCGCCAAGGAAATCAAGCAGCTGATCCAGGCCTCGGTCGAGCGGGTGGCCGATGGTGCACGCCTGGTGCATGAAGCGGGCGGCACCATGCAGGAAATCGTCCAGTCCATCGAGCGCGTGACACTGACCATGGCCGAGATCAACGCCGTGGCCGCCGAGCAGCGCGATGGCATTGCCCAGGTCAGCGAGGCCGTGAGCTCGCTCGACCAGATGACACAGCAGAACGCGGCCCTGGTGGAGGAAAGTGCGGCTGCCTCGCACAGCCTGAGCGAGCAATCGCAGAACATGAAAAGCGTGGTGGGCCGTTTCAAGGTCCCCGGCGCGCAGCAGGTTCTGGGCTTGCAGCGCCCGGTGCCGGCGCCCCGCAGCATCGGCAGCCGGCCGCAAGCGATGCTGGAGCTGGAGGGCTGA
- a CDS encoding DNA internalization-related competence protein ComEC/Rec2 — protein MPRVEPSFASACTAVRLSPTIWALAATAGVALQLLQPALWPGWRYAVLGVAAVLLGGAAMWARPHAGARRTQQGLLLLMVVCAAAASFALTGWQALGRQAQRIAPALEGVDVDVIAVVDALPARTSQGLRMQLVVEQAQRANGQAVELPQRLEVTWYAPRGAGAALWPAVSAGERWRWTLRLKAPHGARNPHGWDWELWLWAQGIGATGYVRDSPKNTTPRRLDPAEGRRPVEALRQQVRDAIVAQGAVPGAADAEPDAANDRRRAFGVVAALVTGDQRSIDTADWEVFRRTGVAHLVSISGLHITMFAWLAMRLLGALWRCSPWLCLRWPAPLAALWGGVGLAAAYALFSGGGLPAQRTVGMLVVVALLHSTGRRWPWWAVWSAVLAVIALWDPWALCQAGFWLSFVAVGVLLASGTAGWQLQGWAQRLYQLLREQMVVVLALSPLSLLFFGQVSLVGGLANLLAIPWVTLVVTPLSLLGVLWHPLWEAAAWCVQAMAVVLEALSAWPWASLARAQAPWWAAAAAIAAGVGLVLPLPWQWKALALPLLWPALWWQAPRPAPGEVDMLALDVGQGAAVLLRTAHHSLLFDAGPAWPGGDAGARVVQPLLQALGERLDMLVLSHGDADHVGGAEAVLAQQPQAQLVGAGAAVVAQRLSRSWQPCVAGQQWEWDGVLWQVLHPAAGVQGDGNAASCVLRVQAANGAAVLLTGDIEAAQEAALLRSGQNLQADVLLAPHHGSRTSSSAAFLAAVAPHTVVVQAGYRNRFGHPAAPVLRRYAAQDLVVQSTPQCGAAHWNGVQAQTVACERSLRPRYWSHAPDR, from the coding sequence ATGCCAAGAGTGGAGCCGTCTTTCGCTTCCGCGTGCACTGCAGTACGGCTTTCTCCCACGATCTGGGCCCTGGCCGCCACGGCAGGGGTGGCGCTGCAGCTGCTGCAGCCTGCCCTGTGGCCGGGGTGGAGGTACGCGGTGCTGGGCGTGGCGGCCGTGCTGCTGGGGGGCGCGGCCATGTGGGCGCGGCCGCACGCCGGCGCGCGGCGAACGCAGCAGGGGCTGCTGCTTCTGATGGTGGTTTGCGCTGCGGCGGCGTCCTTTGCGCTGACGGGATGGCAGGCCCTGGGGCGGCAAGCCCAGCGCATTGCGCCTGCCTTGGAGGGCGTGGATGTGGACGTGATCGCCGTGGTGGACGCCCTGCCGGCACGCACCTCCCAAGGTCTGCGGATGCAACTGGTGGTGGAGCAGGCACAGCGGGCCAATGGACAGGCCGTGGAGCTGCCGCAGCGGCTGGAAGTCACATGGTATGCGCCACGCGGAGCGGGGGCTGCGCTGTGGCCTGCGGTCTCGGCCGGCGAACGCTGGCGCTGGACGCTGCGCCTCAAAGCCCCGCATGGTGCGCGCAATCCCCATGGCTGGGACTGGGAGCTGTGGCTGTGGGCCCAGGGCATTGGCGCCACCGGCTATGTACGCGACAGCCCCAAAAACACCACCCCCCGGCGGCTGGATCCTGCCGAAGGCCGCCGCCCGGTGGAAGCGCTGCGCCAGCAGGTGCGCGATGCCATCGTGGCCCAGGGGGCCGTCCCGGGCGCGGCAGATGCCGAGCCGGATGCCGCGAACGATCGCCGCCGTGCCTTTGGCGTGGTGGCGGCGCTGGTCACGGGCGACCAGCGCTCCATCGACACCGCCGACTGGGAGGTGTTTCGCCGCACCGGCGTGGCCCACCTGGTCAGCATTTCGGGCCTGCACATCACCATGTTCGCCTGGCTGGCGATGCGCCTGCTGGGGGCCTTGTGGCGCTGCAGCCCGTGGCTGTGCCTGCGCTGGCCCGCGCCGCTGGCGGCACTGTGGGGCGGCGTGGGGCTGGCGGCAGCCTATGCACTGTTCAGCGGTGGCGGACTGCCTGCGCAGCGCACGGTGGGCATGCTGGTGGTGGTGGCCCTGCTGCACAGCACCGGCCGGCGCTGGCCTTGGTGGGCGGTCTGGAGTGCGGTGCTGGCGGTGATCGCGCTGTGGGATCCCTGGGCGCTGTGCCAGGCGGGCTTTTGGCTCAGCTTTGTGGCCGTGGGGGTGCTGCTGGCGTCGGGCACTGCGGGGTGGCAGCTGCAAGGCTGGGCGCAGCGGCTGTACCAGTTGCTGCGCGAACAGATGGTGGTGGTGCTGGCGCTCAGCCCGCTGTCGCTGCTGTTCTTCGGGCAGGTTTCGCTGGTCGGTGGCCTGGCCAATCTGCTGGCCATTCCCTGGGTGACCCTGGTGGTCACCCCTCTGTCGCTGCTGGGGGTGCTCTGGCACCCCTTGTGGGAGGCCGCGGCCTGGTGTGTGCAGGCCATGGCGGTGGTGCTGGAGGCGCTGTCCGCCTGGCCCTGGGCCAGTCTCGCCCGGGCGCAGGCGCCGTGGTGGGCGGCCGCAGCGGCCATCGCCGCCGGTGTGGGCCTGGTGCTGCCGCTGCCCTGGCAGTGGAAGGCGTTGGCCTTGCCGCTGCTGTGGCCCGCGCTGTGGTGGCAGGCGCCCCGGCCCGCCCCTGGCGAGGTGGACATGCTGGCGCTGGACGTGGGCCAGGGGGCAGCGGTGTTGCTGCGCACGGCCCACCACAGTCTGCTGTTTGATGCCGGGCCGGCCTGGCCGGGGGGAGATGCCGGGGCCCGGGTGGTGCAGCCCTTGTTGCAGGCCCTGGGGGAGCGGCTGGACATGCTGGTACTCAGCCATGGCGATGCCGACCATGTGGGTGGGGCCGAGGCGGTGCTGGCCCAGCAGCCCCAGGCGCAGTTGGTGGGGGCGGGCGCGGCGGTGGTGGCCCAGCGCCTGTCCCGGTCCTGGCAGCCCTGCGTGGCCGGTCAGCAGTGGGAATGGGACGGGGTGCTGTGGCAGGTGCTGCACCCCGCGGCCGGCGTGCAGGGTGACGGCAATGCCGCCAGCTGCGTGCTGCGCGTGCAGGCGGCCAACGGTGCAGCGGTGCTGCTGACAGGCGATATCGAGGCGGCGCAGGAAGCCGCATTGCTGCGCTCCGGCCAGAACCTGCAGGCCGATGTGCTGCTGGCACCCCACCATGGCAGCCGCACCTCGTCGAGCGCGGCGTTTCTGGCGGCGGTGGCGCCGCACACGGTGGTGGTGCAGGCGGGTTATCGCAACCGTTTCGGTCACCCTGCAGCGCCTGTTTTGCGGCGCTACGCCGCCCAGGACCTGGTGGTGCAGAGCACGCCCCAATGCGGCGCGGCGCACTGGAATGGTGTGCAGGCGCAGACAGTGGCCTGTGAGCGCAGTCTGCGCCCACGTTACTGGAGCCATGCACCAGATCGGTGA